In Perca fluviatilis chromosome 18, GENO_Pfluv_1.0, whole genome shotgun sequence, one genomic interval encodes:
- the ccdc25 gene encoding coiled-coil domain-containing protein 25, which produces MVFYFTSAVVNPPHTIYMGKDKYENEDLIKYGWPEDIWFHVDKLSSAHVYLRLPKGKSIDDIPPEVLIDCAQLVKNNSIQGCKMNNINVVYTPWANLKKTRDMDVGQIGFFRQKEVKIVAVEKKVNEIVNRLEKTKVERFPDLAAEKESRDREERNEKKAQLQDQKKKEKEEQRMRKEMEELKSYTALMKCENMKTNEDGNDSDDFM; this is translated from the exons ATGGTGTTTTACTTCACAAGTGCCG TGGTGAACCCTCCCCACACAATCTACATGGGAAAAGATAAATATGAAA ATGAGGATCTAATAAAGTACGGATGGCCTGAAGACATCTG GTTTCACGTGGACAAACTGTCTTCGGCTCACGTTTATCTGAGACTGCCAAAG GGTAAATCCATAGATGATATTCCCCCTGAGGTGCTGATAGACTGTGCACAGCTGGTAAAAAACAACAGCATCCAAG GCTGTAAGATGAACAACATTAACGTGGTTTACACGCCGTGGGCCAACCTGAAGAAAACCAGAGACATGGACGTAGGACAGATCGGCTTCTTTCGACAGAAAGAG GTGAAGATCGTGGCGGTGGAGAAGAAGGTCAATGAGATCGTAAACCGTCTGGAGAAAACCAAAGTGGAACGCTTCCCCGACCTGGCGGCAGAGAAGGAGTCGCGAGACCGAGAGGAGAGGAACGAGAAGAAAGCTCAGCTCCAAGaccagaagaagaaagagaaggaagagcAGAGGATGAGAAAAGAGATGGAGGAACTCAA GAGCTACACTGCACTGATGAAGTGTGAAAATATGAAGACTAATGAG GACGGTAATGATTCGGACGACTTCATGTGA
- the esco2 gene encoding N-acetyltransferase ESCO2: protein MIPTTTRKRKLSSLDSDRAREEVSPVKRSSPRKPQQTPTKKKPVGRLLKENCPSPQKSPCRAEGSAVKSPPTSPFEPSMVTSSFYGQKKSIYLTPLERKAIKESLPPRPLPSPPSQEKKKNKRNVRGGSKKRKVAAGSGKAGKMAAKTIATSSKMILLPKLNSSVAAKPASTTTAAPASTKPAEAKKAISITFSSMKPKPKLFVGAAFFGTGKKPTSMYKKSAPKSSTRPALVPVKRKAVPPQTKSEKPKPTAPVVNQQQKPPEETAVQPARVAEKQPSTKRRTKFDLSDWMDAADLMGSDNEEPETPQPFSSPKMLSEKYGITKELTIVLSRTPTASPASTAGSLSSPDIIGSEPMFYLSDRSPTSAAASPPTDSAAVYPIFGSASKRFKNGALQLPVSCSTPSGPTPSLQTTSAVKERPVRRRKEKQDDDQLIIDAGQKQFGAMTCSSCGMVYSADNPEDHFQHNQFHQRFLESIKFVGWKKERVVAEFWDGKILLVMPDDPKYAIKKAEDVRRVADNELGFQQVTLSRPTQAKTYLFINTDRMVVGCLVAEPIRQAYRVLEQPDRRKDMTKDDFMERHRAWCCSTVPEQAVCGISRIWVFSLARRQGIATRMLDTVRSTFTYGSHLTKEEIAFSDPTPDGKLFATKYSNTPAFLVYNFVA from the exons ATGATTCCCACTACTACCAGGAAGAGGAAGCTCTCCTCTCTGGACTCTGACAG AGCGAGGGAGGAGGTGTCCCCCGTGAAGAGGAGCTCCCCCAGGAAGCCCCAACAGACTCCGACCAAGAAGAAGCCAGTCGGGCGTCTGCTCAAGGAGAACTGTCCCTCCCCACAGAAGTCTCCATGTAGAGCAGAAG gcTCTGCGGTCAAATCACCTCCTACATCTCCATTCGAACCTTCCATGGTTACCAGCTCCTTCTATGGCCAGAAGAAGTCCATCTATCTCACTCCGCTAGAGAGGAAGGCGATAAAGGAGTCGCTGCCTCCTCGTCCTCTTCCCTCCCCTCCTTCccaggagaaaaagaagaacaagaggAATGTTAGAGGAGGCAGTAAGAAGAGAAAGGTAGCTGCAGGGTCTGGTAAAGCGGGGAAGATGGCTGCCAAAACCATTGCAACATCTTCAAAGATGATCCTGCTGCCCAAACTCAACAGCAG TGTCGCTGCTAAACCCGCATCCACTACAACTGCTGCTCCCGCCAGCACTAAGCCAGCAGAGGCCAAGAAAGCGATCTCCATCACTTTCAGCAGCATGAAGCCCAAACCAAAGCTCTTTGTGGGAGCTGCTTTCTTCGGCACAGGGAAGAAACCTACATCCATGTACAAGAAATCTGCCCCAAAATCCTCAACCAGGCCAGCTTTAGTCCCAGTAAAACGCAAAGCTGTCCCGCCGCAGACAAAGAGTGAGAAACCAAAGCCAACTGCTCCGGTGGTGAACCAACAGCAGAAACCTCCTGAAGAG ACTGCTGTCCAGCCGGCCCGTGTGGCAGAGAAGCAGCCGAGCACCAAACGGAGAACAAAGTTTGATCTGTCGGACTGGATGGACGCAGCAGACTTGATGGGCTCGGATAATGAAGAGCCTGAAACTCCGCAGCCATTCAG ctctcctAAAATGTTGTCGGAGAAATATGGGATTACCAAGGAGCTGACGATTGTGTTGTCAAGGACTCCAACAGCGAGTCCTGCATCCACAGCTGGATCCCTCAGTTCTCCG GATATTATTGGCTCTGAGCCCATGTTTTACCTGAGTGACCGAAGTCCCACCAGCGCTGCTGCCAGCCCACCCACAG acTCTGCAGCAGTGTATCCCATCTTTGGCTCTGCCTCCAAGAG GTTCAAGAATGGCGCTTTGCAGCTGCCGGTGTCCTGCAGCACCCCCTCTGGCCCGACGCCATCCCTACAGACTACTTCTGCAGTCAAAGAGCGACCTGTCCGAAGGAGGAAAGAGAAGCAGGATGACGACCAGCTCATCATC GACGCAGGTCAGAAGCAGTTTGGAGCGATGACCTGCAGCTCATGTGGGATGGTTTACAGCGCAGACAACCCAGAGGACCACTTCCAACACAACCAGTTCCACCAGCGCTTCCTTGAATCCATCAAATTTGTG GGCTGGAAGAAAGAGCGGGTGGTGGCCGAGTTCTGGGATGGAAAAATCCTCCTAGTCATGCCAGATGATCCCAAATACGCCATTAAAAAG GCTGAGGACGTGCGGCGCGTCGCGGACAACGAGTTGGGCTTCCAGCAGGTGACTCTGAGCCGACCCACACAGGCCAAGACCTACCTGTTCATCAACACCGACCGCATGGTGGTGGGCTGCCTCGTCGCTGAGCCCATACGCCAG GCTTACAGAGTGCTCGAGCAGCCGGACCGACGCAAAGACATGACAAAGGACGACTTCATGGAGCGACACCGAGCCTGGTGCTGCTCCACTGTCCCAGAACAAGCTGTGTGTGGGATCAGTCGGATCTGGGTCTTCAGTCTGGCCCGGCGACAGGGCATCGCAACACGCATGCTGGACACCGTCAG GAGCACCTTTACGTACGGCAGCCATCTAACCAAGGAAGAAATCGCCTTCTCTGACCCAACGCCTGACGGAAAACTGTTCGCAACAAAGTACTCCAACACACCAGCATTCCTGGTTTACAACTTCGTAGCATGA
- the pbk gene encoding lymphokine-activated killer T-cell-originated protein kinase homolog, whose product MASPPKCINESAFKTPKNARVKSFESNGGTPITIPASPFMKKLGCGTGVSVYLMSRVGKLNASPWAVKKINSKCATKQLAVYQKRLNEEAKVLKGINHPNIVGFRAFATAKDGSKCLAMEYGGEQSLNDLIEKRKEDGLKAFPAANIEKVALHVARGLQYLHNEKKLLHGDMKSCNVVIKGDFETVKICDVGVSLPLDENMKVSDPEAEYIGTEPWRPKETLDGEGEITDKADIFAYGLTLWEMMTLAMPHLEMLKDDDEEEEEEEEEEDEEDSIEESFDEDAYYERLGTRPGLDVEALGSSYRRMVELFYLCTEQDPKKRPSAAQILQALESNASLDKMHSEVIVID is encoded by the exons ATGGCTTCCCCTCCCAAATGCATCAATGAGAGCGCATTCAAGACCCCTAAAAACGCCCGAGTGAAGAGCTTCGAAAGCAATGGAGGGACCCCAATCACAATCCCGGCTTCCCCCTTCATGAAGAAGTTGGGCTGTGGGACTGGAGTCAGCGTTTACCTCATGAGCAG AGTGGGGAAGTTAAATGCTTCTCCCTGGGCTGTCAAGAAGATCAACAGCAAGTGTGCAACCAAACAGTTGGCGGTTTACCAGAAGCGCCTGAACGAGGAGGCGAAGGTCCTGAAAGGAATCAATCATCCAAACATTGTTG GGTTTCGTGCCTTCGCCACAGCCAAAGATGGATCAAAGTGTCTGGCGATGGAATACGGAGGAGAGCAGTCCCTTAATGACCTGatagagaagaggaaagaggatgGCCTGAAAGCTTTCCCTGCTGCCAACATAGAAAAAGTAGCGCTGCATGTTGCTCGTGGCCTTCAG TATCTCCACAATGAGAAGAAGCTGCTGCATGGCGACATGAAGTCATGCAACGTTGTCATTAAGGGCGACTTTGAGACCGTCAAGATCTGCGATGTTGGTGTCTCTCTGCCGCTCGACGAGAACATGAAAG TGTCAGACCCAGAGGCGGAGTACATCGGCACAGAGCCGTGGAGACCAAAGGAAACTCTGGATGGGGAAGGGGAGATCACTGACAAGGCTGACATCTTCGCCTATGGTCTGACTCTGTGGGAGATGATGACGCTGGCCATGCCTCATCTGGAGATGCTCAAGGATgatgacgaggaggaggaggaggaggaggaggaggaggatgaag AGGACTCGATTGAGGAGAGTTTTGACGAGGACGCTTACTACGAGAGGTTGGGGACGAGACCAGGGCTGGACGTCGAGGCTCTGGGCAGCTCTTACCGGAGGATGGTGGAGCTTTTCTATCTTTGCACAGAGCAAGACCCCAAGAAGAGACCCTCAGCCGCCCAGATCCTCCAGGCTTTAGAGAGCAACGCCTCGCTGGATAAAATGCACAGTGAGGTGATTGTTATCGACTGA